In Macrobrachium nipponense isolate FS-2020 chromosome 41, ASM1510439v2, whole genome shotgun sequence, the following proteins share a genomic window:
- the LOC135212817 gene encoding protein GVQW3-like, whose amino-acid sequence MSEYIEQRYCIKLCYKLGDTQVQTIQKIQQAFGDEAMGITQIKEWYNRFKQGQTSVESKPRSGRPSTSRNEELVENVRQIVEDDRRITINEITKEAGISTGLVHTILMEDLAMRRVSAKFGPKLLVEQQKQLCLEIAQDLLDCANSDSDFMKTIITGDET is encoded by the coding sequence ATGTCGGAGTACATCGAGCAGCGTTACTGCATTAAGCTCTGCTACAAGCTTGGTGATACACAAGTGCAAACTATCCAGAAGATTCAGCAAGCCTTTGGCGATGAAGCCATGGGAATAACACAGATAAAGGAGTGGTATAATCGCTTCAAGCAAGGACAAACCTCAGTTGAGAGCAAGCCACGGTCAGGCAGGCCATCCACCAGCAGAAACGAAGAATTAGTTGAAAATGTTCGTCAAATAGTGGAGGATGACCGTCGTATAACCATCAACGAAATTACTAAAGAAGCAGGAATAAGCACAGGATTAGTTCATACAATTTTAATGGAAGATTTGGCCATGCGACGAGTGTCTGCTAAATTCGGTCCCAAGTTGCTGGTGGAACAGCAGAAACAACTCTGCCTGGAAATTGCACAAGACCTGCTTGACTGTGCTAACAGTGACTCTGACTTCATGAAGACTATCATCACTGGTGATGAGACATGA